The following proteins come from a genomic window of Corallococcus sp. NCRR:
- a CDS encoding class I SAM-dependent methyltransferase: protein MNVDFGRTSSDYAKHRAGFPEAFYTRLEQDGVLRSGLRVLDLGTGTGTVARNLARRGCDVTAQDVSAPQLEAAARLARDEGLTIEFGEAPAENTGLPSGSFDRVFAGQCWHWFDRAAAAREVFRLLKPGGKLILCHFDWTALPGNLLEATEALVEEFSPRVKLAVDHFGQGVGIYPQWFRDVGVAGFQSLTSFTFDTLTPYTHEAWRGRMRANARIGAMLPPEEVARFDAALAALLAARFPQEPMSVPHRVFALVAERP from the coding sequence ATGAACGTGGATTTCGGACGCACGTCGTCGGATTACGCGAAGCACCGGGCTGGCTTCCCGGAGGCCTTCTACACACGGCTCGAACAGGACGGCGTACTCAGGTCCGGCCTGCGGGTGCTCGACCTGGGCACCGGCACCGGCACCGTCGCGCGCAACCTGGCCCGGCGCGGCTGCGACGTCACCGCTCAGGACGTGTCCGCACCACAGCTGGAGGCCGCCGCACGACTCGCTCGCGACGAGGGCCTCACCATCGAGTTTGGCGAAGCGCCCGCGGAGAACACCGGCCTGCCTTCGGGTTCCTTCGACCGCGTGTTCGCGGGCCAGTGCTGGCATTGGTTCGACCGCGCCGCCGCCGCGCGTGAAGTGTTCCGCCTGCTCAAGCCCGGCGGGAAGCTCATCCTCTGCCACTTCGACTGGACGGCCCTGCCCGGCAACTTGCTGGAGGCCACCGAGGCCCTGGTGGAGGAGTTCAGCCCTCGCGTCAAACTGGCCGTGGATCACTTCGGCCAGGGCGTGGGCATCTACCCGCAGTGGTTCCGCGACGTAGGCGTGGCCGGCTTCCAGTCCCTCACGTCCTTCACCTTCGACACGCTCACCCCCTACACCCACGAAGCGTGGCGCGGACGGATGCGCGCGAATGCACGCATCGGCGCCATGCTCCCGCCCGAAGAGGTCGCTCGCTTCGACGCCGCGCTGGCCGCGCTCCTCGCCGCGCGCTTCCCTCAAGAGCCGATGTCCGTTCCCCACCGCGTGTTCGCGCTCGTCGCGGAGCGCCCGTGA
- a CDS encoding citrate synthase — protein MVRRAGGRSQSRFDHPVEEELLRAEEAAALLGVKRATLYTYVSRGLVRCVPEKGTKENRYLRADVERLKTRHDARAGHAAVASGALRWGEPVIDSSVSRISEEGLSYRGHDAVELATRGRRFEDVAELLWTGHLPLESTAWPAPETPWDTVGSTEPPVRGARYSTSERAASASRDALLVSPSALAAMLPRDTPPLSALAALVPLLAASDAGRFAAPAEQDMLRARRLIRHLGAWVCVAQAPGRVSRALKEPTVAASLATAWDAKPKRTAELINLALVLCADHELNTSTFAARVTASSGADLYACISAALAAISGHRHGGACDRVEALIAEVGRPERAAQVVHGRLRRGEAVTGFGHRLYLKGDPRTPPLVDAALSVKPEAPRVRVARAVMDTMRDAGHPPPSLDWGLVVLADALGLPSGAATVLFSLGRTAGWVAHVLEQREQGHLLRPRARYVEAPPR, from the coding sequence ATGGTGCGTCGTGCAGGGGGACGTTCTCAATCTCGATTCGACCATCCAGTTGAGGAGGAGCTGCTGCGCGCGGAGGAGGCAGCGGCCCTGCTGGGGGTGAAGCGGGCGACGCTCTACACGTACGTCAGCCGGGGGCTCGTGCGGTGCGTGCCGGAGAAGGGCACGAAGGAGAACCGCTACCTGCGCGCGGACGTGGAGCGGCTGAAGACACGCCACGACGCACGGGCAGGCCACGCGGCGGTGGCGTCCGGAGCCTTGCGCTGGGGTGAGCCCGTCATCGACTCGTCGGTGTCACGCATCAGCGAGGAGGGGCTCTCATACCGGGGCCACGACGCGGTGGAGTTGGCCACGCGAGGCCGCCGCTTCGAGGACGTGGCGGAGCTGCTGTGGACCGGGCACCTGCCGCTGGAGTCCACGGCATGGCCCGCGCCTGAAACACCGTGGGACACTGTCGGGTCCACGGAGCCGCCCGTGCGAGGCGCGCGGTACTCAACCTCCGAGCGCGCCGCTTCCGCGTCCAGGGACGCGTTGCTCGTATCTCCTTCCGCGCTCGCAGCAATGCTTCCTCGCGACACGCCTCCCCTCTCCGCCCTGGCCGCGCTGGTGCCGCTCCTCGCCGCGAGCGACGCGGGCCGCTTCGCTGCTCCAGCGGAACAGGACATGCTCCGCGCGCGAAGGCTCATCCGTCACCTGGGCGCGTGGGTCTGCGTGGCCCAGGCTCCCGGCCGCGTGTCGCGCGCGTTGAAGGAGCCCACGGTGGCCGCGTCACTCGCCACGGCCTGGGATGCGAAGCCGAAGCGGACCGCGGAGCTGATCAACCTGGCGCTCGTGCTCTGCGCGGACCATGAGCTGAACACCTCCACCTTCGCGGCCCGCGTGACGGCCTCCTCCGGCGCGGACCTGTACGCGTGCATCAGCGCGGCGCTCGCGGCCATCTCCGGCCACCGTCATGGCGGCGCCTGTGACCGCGTGGAAGCGCTCATCGCGGAGGTCGGCCGCCCCGAGCGCGCCGCCCAGGTCGTCCACGGCCGCCTGCGCCGGGGCGAAGCCGTGACGGGCTTCGGCCACCGCCTCTACCTGAAGGGCGACCCGCGCACGCCACCGCTCGTCGACGCCGCGTTGAGCGTGAAGCCCGAAGCCCCCAGGGTCCGCGTGGCCCGCGCCGTCATGGACACCATGCGCGACGCCGGCCACCCACCGCCGTCATTGGACTGGGGTTTGGTGGTGCTCGCGGACGCGTTGGGGCTGCCCTCCGGCGCCGCCACCGTGCTCTTCAGCCTGGGCCGCACCGCGGGCTGGGTCGCCCATGTCCTGGAGCAGCGTGAACAGGGCCACCTGCTCCGCCCCCGCGCCCGCTACGTGGAAGCCCCGCCCCGGTAG
- the ychF gene encoding redox-regulated ATPase YchF gives MALSIGIVGLPNVGKSTLFNALSAAGAQAANYPFCTIEPNVGVVPVPDDRLDQLSALVKPLKKIPTSLEFVDIAGLVRGASKGEGLGNQFLGNIRQVNAVLHVLRCFEDDNVTHVEGGVNPVRDRDVVDTELCLKDLETVEKRRERSLKNTKVGGKAGEEAKAEVALLERIKAKLDEGITVRAQKLTDEEKAAIQDLFLLTDKPVLYVANISEKQIGKEDADPRVQQVREMAAKEGAGVVVLAAALESEIQQLPESDRPGFLADSGLTEPGLHKVVREGYKLLGLWTYFTVGEQECRAWTIHKGFKAPQAAGVIHSDFERGFIKAEVFSWTDLVKLGSESAVKEKGLLRVEGKEYVVQDGDCMHFRFNV, from the coding sequence ATGGCTCTCTCCATCGGCATCGTCGGTCTGCCCAACGTGGGCAAGTCCACCCTGTTCAACGCCCTGTCCGCCGCGGGCGCTCAGGCGGCGAACTATCCGTTCTGCACCATCGAGCCGAACGTGGGCGTGGTGCCGGTGCCGGACGACCGCCTGGACCAGCTGTCGGCGCTCGTGAAGCCGCTGAAGAAGATCCCCACGTCGCTGGAGTTCGTGGACATCGCCGGCCTGGTGCGCGGCGCGTCCAAGGGCGAGGGCCTGGGCAACCAGTTCCTGGGGAACATCCGGCAGGTGAACGCGGTGCTCCACGTGCTGCGCTGCTTCGAGGACGACAACGTCACCCACGTCGAGGGAGGCGTGAACCCGGTGCGGGACCGGGACGTGGTCGACACGGAGCTGTGCCTCAAGGACCTGGAGACCGTGGAGAAGCGCCGCGAGCGCTCGCTGAAGAACACCAAGGTCGGCGGCAAGGCGGGCGAAGAGGCCAAGGCCGAGGTCGCGCTCCTGGAGCGCATCAAGGCGAAGCTGGATGAAGGCATCACGGTGCGCGCGCAGAAGCTCACCGATGAAGAGAAGGCGGCCATCCAGGACCTGTTCCTGCTGACGGACAAGCCCGTGCTGTACGTGGCGAACATCAGCGAGAAGCAGATTGGCAAGGAGGACGCGGACCCGCGCGTGCAGCAGGTGCGGGAGATGGCGGCCAAGGAGGGCGCGGGCGTGGTGGTGCTGGCGGCGGCGCTGGAGTCGGAGATCCAGCAGCTCCCCGAGTCCGACCGTCCCGGCTTCCTGGCGGACTCCGGCCTGACGGAGCCGGGCCTGCACAAGGTCGTGCGCGAGGGCTACAAGCTGCTGGGCCTGTGGACGTACTTCACGGTGGGCGAGCAGGAGTGCCGCGCGTGGACCATCCACAAGGGCTTCAAGGCGCCGCAGGCGGCGGGCGTCATCCACTCCGACTTCGAGCGCGGCTTCATCAAGGCGGAGGTCTTCTCGTGGACCGACCTGGTGAAGCTGGGCAGCGAGTCGGCGGTGAAGGAGAAGGGCCTGCTGCGCGTGGAAGGCAAGGAGTACGTCGTGCAGGACGGCGACTGCATGCACTTCCGCTTCAACGTCTGA
- the atpF gene encoding F0F1 ATP synthase subunit B, translating into MFLPSVLAASSFVEVRPGLIFWTIVTFVIVLLVLRAKAWGPILSLVEEREKQISNAIESAKRERAEAEKLLADQKTAIAEARREAAETTRRVQADMEKFRDELMAKSRKEAEELKLSARREIEDQKAKAIAEVRSMAVDLAMDVAGKLINERMDDAKHRALAEQFVQGLPGATSATATRRSA; encoded by the coding sequence ATGTTCCTGCCCTCTGTCCTCGCCGCCAGCAGCTTCGTGGAGGTCCGTCCGGGCCTCATCTTCTGGACCATCGTCACCTTCGTCATCGTCCTGCTGGTGCTGCGGGCGAAGGCGTGGGGGCCCATCCTGTCGCTCGTCGAGGAGCGCGAGAAGCAGATCTCCAACGCCATCGAGAGCGCCAAGCGTGAGCGCGCCGAGGCGGAGAAGCTGCTCGCCGACCAGAAGACGGCCATCGCCGAGGCCCGCCGCGAGGCCGCGGAGACCACCCGCCGCGTGCAGGCGGACATGGAGAAGTTCCGCGACGAGCTGATGGCCAAGAGCCGCAAGGAGGCGGAGGAGCTGAAGCTGTCCGCCCGCCGTGAGATTGAGGACCAGAAGGCCAAGGCCATCGCGGAGGTCCGCTCCATGGCCGTGGACCTGGCCATGGACGTGGCCGGCAAGCTCATCAACGAGCGCATGGACGACGCCAAGCACCGCGCGCTGGCCGAGCAGTTCGTGCAGGGCCTGCCCGGCGCCACCAGCGCCACGGCGACCCGCCGCTCGGCCTAA
- a CDS encoding ATP synthase F0 subunit C: protein MTNLALAFLAAGIGAGLSIIGAALGIGKLAAAAMDATGRQPAAGGDIRTTMIIAAALIEGATLFALVVCILLAIKV, encoded by the coding sequence ATGACCAACCTCGCTCTCGCGTTCCTCGCCGCCGGTATCGGCGCGGGTCTCTCCATCATCGGCGCCGCCCTCGGCATCGGTAAGCTGGCCGCCGCCGCCATGGACGCCACGGGCCGTCAGCCGGCCGCTGGTGGCGACATCCGCACCACGATGATCATCGCCGCGGCCCTCATCGAAGGCGCCACGCTGTTCGCGCTGGTCGTCTGCATCCTGCTGGCCATCAAGGTCTAG